The DNA region TAAGAATGACCTCATTCCTTCACTTGGTTGTTTGGAGAACAAGCCTTTCTTACACATCAAGCCTGTTTCAAGATTTTAAATGTGGACAGGGAATGCTTATTAATTAGTAAGCCAGGGTCACAACCATCAGAGAGCTAGAATCGTATAATGTCTGCATGAGAATGAGAATCTTTgtattaaactgatttttttttctttctataaagcAAGCTCCCTTTGTGTCATCAGAAAATATCGATTTCATGGGTCATTAAGGAGCCCAATGAAGTTTATGTAATCGTATGAGAATTCAACTGCCTTCGTTCAATTGCTTACCGTTTTGAGCCCTCGTACTTGTATCGGTGAAGTCCCGATACAGCTAAAGTCCTCAGTGTCATTTCAACTAACAGGTACCTTCttcctttaaaacttttgttcCCTTTTTGCTTTCAGATGATGAGACTCAATTGAAGGCCAATGGGTCTGTTTCTCAGCAGGATGCTTATGGGAATAAAATATCCAAGGGAAACAAATTGGCAAAGTTCACCAGAAATGAATCCTGGGCCTCCATTTTAGGGAAAATTTGGGAAGAACTCAGCACGGAAGATCAGCCCACAAACCAGGGGAGACATCTGAGGTGAGCTGCACTCACAAGAGAAAGCAGTATTCCAGGAGAGAATCCTAGTAtgtcatgaaatttaaaaagcaaagaaaacaagtcACCCACAGGAGCCTAGATCAAATTTGTTTACTcagaatttttacaaaaaaaatttccttaaatagGATGTTGATGTTGAGTGTTAGAAACATAATTCAGTTGGCAACAATTAGGAGGAAAAGCCCATGTTTAAGAAACTGTtttcggggagcctggggggctcagtccgttgagcacccgcctttggctcaggtcatgatctcatggttcgtgggttcaagccccgcattgcgctgtgtgctgacatctcagagcctggaggctgcttcagattctgtgtctccctctctgcccctccctccctcacgctctgtgtgtgtgtctctctctcagaaataagtaaacattaaaaaaaaaaaaagaaactgttttcaTCATGCCTATGGTTCAATCTCCTCATGATATTGTTTACTCTGCTTTATCAGATAGCCTACACATTCACTGAAATTGATGAAAatgtaatcctttttttttttaacatttatttatttttgagagacagagagagacagagcatgagcaggggaggagtagagagagagagggagacacagaatccaaagcaggctccaggctctgagctgtgagcacagagcccgacgcggggcttgaactcacaaatcatgagatcgtgacctgagccaaagttggacgcctaaccgactgagccatccacgcgcCCCTAAGAATGTAATCCTGATACttattagtaaatattaaatcattagTCCAACTGTTGATAACATGCTGCTTCTTCTTAACAGAAATCCTGTGGTGGAGAGACTCTCTGAAAGTAATGGTCAGTGCAGGGAAGGCTCCAGTCAGATTCCAAATCTTAATCTGTGTGAGAAAACTCTTTGCGGAGTTAAAGAGGATGAATGCAGTGAGTATGAGAAAGTCTTCGGGCGTCCCTCCCTCGAGAGTCACATCGCCATGCACGCTGGACACAAAGCGTATCGGTGTCAGGAGTGTGGGCGGGCCTATAGCTGTCGTGCACACCTAAGAATGCATGGGAGAACCCACAACAGAGAGAGAACCTATGCGTGTAAATTATGTGGAAAAACCTTTCCTCGTACCTCTTCCCTCAACCGGCACGTAAGGATTCACACTGCTGAGAAAACCTACGAGTGTCAgcagtgtgggaaagccttcattGATTTCTCAAGTCTTACTAGTCATGTGAgaactcacactggagagaagccatATAAGtgcaaggaatgtgggaaagccttcagttaTTCCTCAACTTTCCGGAGACACATGATAACgcacactggagagaagccctataaatgtaaggaatgtggggaAGCCTTCAGCTACTCCTCAACTTTTCGGAGGCATATGATCTCACACACTGGGGAGACACCACataaatgtaaggaatgtggagAAGCCTTCAGCTACTCCTCAGCTTTTCGCAGGCACATGATCTcacacactggagagaagccctacGAATGTAAACAGTGTGGGAAAACCTTTATTTACCTGCAGTCCTTCCGGAGACACGAAAggattcacactggagagaaaccctacgaATGCAAACAATGCGGGAAAACCTTCATTTATCCCCAGTCCTTTCGAAGACACGAAAGGACTCATGGTGGACAGAAGCCCTATGAGTGCAGccagtgtgggaaagccttcagccaTCCCTCGTCCTTTCGAGGGCATATGAGAGTGcacactggggagaaaccttatgaatgcaGTCAGTGTGGCAAAACTTTCAACTGGCCCATCTCCTTACGAAGACATATGAGGACACACACCAGAGAGAAACCCTACGAGTGCAAacagtgtgggaaagccttcaatTTGTCTGCTTGCTTTCGAGAACATGTGTGGATGCATCCAGGAGACAAGTCCTATCAATGCAAGCTATGTGGGAAAGCGTTCTATTGCCACATATCCTTACAGAAACACATGAGAAGGCACACCGCAGAGAAACTCTATGAATGCAAGCAGTGCGGGAAAGCTTTCAGTTGGCCTGAACTCCTGCAGCAGCACGTGAGAACACATACCGCGGAGAAgccctatgaatgtaaggaatgcgGGAAGGTCTTCAAATGGCCGTCATCCTTGCCGATACATATGAGAGtgcacactggagagaaaccctatgaatgtaaggagtgtgggaaggcctttagtTGTTCCTCATCCTTAAGAAGACATGTAAGGATACACACTACCGAGAGACACTACTTATGCACTGCGGGAAATTCTGCAGATGAATTCATGCCCCGTGCTTCAGAAAATCCACACCAGGAGAGAAATCTGATAAAAGTTGTAAATATGGTACTGCCTGTGTGAGAACCCCATCAAAGTGGACCCATGGGGTGTGCATTTCTAGTTCTTTTACAGATAAAAACTTGGGTGCAGAATAGCTCTCCAAGTACTCTTAGCTTTCATATGAAAGTTTGCAAATACTATGTTTCCCCCTACATTTCAGTAAATAAACCTATCTTTACAGTTTGTTGGACTCCTGGTGATTTGAAGTGTGTTTTTAATATGTaagtagttttagttttttagttctttaaattctttaaggGGTTTTTGGAACAATGACACTTTGGtatttcttgggattttcttaCTAGCTTGGTGTGGCAGATCCTGGGTATCACCTGTTACGTATTTTCTGCCACACTGagaatctatttatttaatttggcCAGAGGAGCCTTATTGCATTTGCTTTACAAATAGTTTGCAGAAATGGATAATTATGCAGAGTTCTTCAAAGCATAGTCTCATGTGAATTGTCACTTTcaactttttccctttgctccttgCCCTTGAGTGTGATCGGAAATTGGGACAGTAGGCTTTTACTTGAGAGATACTTTGCAACCATGAGATATAAGATACAGAGTTTGAGGTGGTTCTTCCAGATTGTATTATGTCAACGTGGGCAGTGTtgggaactacatttcccagaaacCCTTCCCTTTACGTTCAGATTTACCAGTAGCCTAACTTGGCACGAGATTTGGAAGATGGAAGTGAAGAAGCCATTTCTGTTTGGAGCCATATTAAAGTGTGATagatagaaaggagctctttTCCCCTGATTTTGGCCCTGCCAGTCAAGAGTATCGTGCAAAAGAAATGCCATGTGCTTGATTCCCATTTTTCTCAGAGTTGCAGGCTTCCATGAATATCTTCCTGAGCTACGTATAAAGGATCCATTTGTGTGGTCTTGCACTCACGGTTTGGATATTCTTACAAACTCTGATGTGTCCTCTAGACCACTGTTTCAGACTCATGGTTAGTGATCTTTTCTGATACTATGATTTCACTCTTCTCTAGATCTTCACATATGTGTATAAGGTCTAATTTGTATAGTGAACACCTTATTTTCAATACTTCTAGTGACTCCGTGATCCTGATTCTGCCATAAAAGCTACAGTGTTGCTACAAAGCAAAATAACACATGGGACTTAGTTAACCTATTACATCTTATAGTGTGCTGAGTCAGTCCTTCAACGTGAGAAAAAAACACCTTCGTATACTAGATTTTGGGAGAGCCAAATGCTGTTTCTTGCTAAGGGTTTTACTGTTATGTTTGATGATGTGTCATTAAAAACAGTATGTATTTTATCAAGGGAAATCTTTTGTAGATATTTCCTAGAAATACACAACTTACAGTGTTTTTATATCATCTGTGCACTTACTGCATTACttttctggggctgctgtaacaaaataccactgtCGGGTGGCTTAGGACAACAGAAATTTTGGTCTGATGGTTCTGAAGGTAGAAGTCTAAGTTCAAAGTATTGGCCAGACCATGCTTCCTCTGAAGGTGCTAAGGAAGGGTCTGCTTCAACCCTCTCCTAGCTTTCGGTAGTTCATTGGCTTGTGGCGATATAACTGATCTTTACTCTGCATTCTGCCCACATGCAtgtttatctcttcatctggTGTTCTTTTTATAAGGACCACACATATCAAGTTAGGGCTCATCCTATTCCAGTATCACCTCCTCTAATTATATTGGTGGTAACTCTGTTtctaaataagatcacattctgaggtgccgGGGATAGGACTTTGGTGGACAATTCAACCTGTAACTCTACCAAATGCTATACTCTTTTTCATTTACTGAGAGAACACATTAAAATATCCCATGGCAATTATGCATCCCAGATCAACTGTAATTTTGGTAAGCATTATACATTCTAAGTCAGTATTTCCAGGTGCATACAACTTAAGACATTTTTGTCGTgtaactttttttattgttgcatAAGAATTTCCTATTGAACTGATTTCTTACTCATTGCTAATAAAACCTTAAATAATTGTTTTGTCAAAGCTTTCTAACTCAAACCACTGGGAACACACTGGTAGTCAATGAAAATTGGGTGCGTTGAATTCAAGCAATTTGAGTGAACACATGGACAGTGGGATGTATCAGAGGGTGTTTGGAAggatatattttcagattttggCTTGTGTTTGGTGATTGTAGAAGGCAGAAATAACTGAATTTAGCTAACTAAAATTGGTACAGCAGTCATTGAGAAgaagggttgtttttttaaaaaaaaagttttaattttaattccagttaacatagtgctatgttagtttcaggtctacaatatagtgattcaacatttcatACAGCAcacggtgctcatcacaagtacattccttatccccatcacctattcaaCTCATCCCCCTACTCCGTCCCTTCTGGGAACCGGCAGTTCTCCTTAATTgagagtctatttcttgatttgtctcttttttttccacttttgctggttttgtttcttaaattccacatatgggtgaaaccatatggtatttgtctttctctgactgatttcacttagcataatactccaGCTCCatccttgttgcaaatggcaagattccttctttttttatggctgaatgatccATTGTGTGTGCATcttcacatctttatccattgatctatcagtggacacttgggctgcttccatattttggttattgtaaataatgcttctgtAAACATCGGGctgcacgtatccctttgaattagtgtgcttacattcttcaggtaaatacccagtaatgcgACTGCtgaatcataaggtagttctattttgaagtttttgagaaacttctatattgttttccacagtggctgcaccagcttgtattcccagTAACCATGcacgagtgttcctttttctccacatgcttgccaacacttgttttttcttgtgttgttgattgtagcaattctgacaggtgtgagatgatacctcactgtgattttgatttgcacttccctgatgatgagcgataatgagcatcttttcatctgtttgttggccatctgtaggtcttctttggagaaatgtctgttcatgtcttctgcccattttttaattggattttttgttttttgggtgtttgagttttatatattctttatatattttagatactaatcctttattgaatatgttgccttttagttcttaaaaagttttttttttctgtttatattttagagagagagagacagagtatgagccagcaagaggtagagaaagaataCACCATCACTCTCGACCAGAGGTGCCCATTTGTTTTCAAATCCCCCAAACCTAGTCAGTGATCTTAGTTCCCTGTCTTTGTCATGTCTCACAAAAGGAATGCCTGTATATAGTCTTAGAAGTCCGTAAAACTTGATGCCATTAGGACGTCACAGCAGCCCCACCGGGCTGAGAGCACGTGCCCCATGGCCACAGCAGCCCCTATTCCCGCAGGAGGCCCTGCTCATCGCTCCCCACCTTGGCCGTGTGAACAGTCTCAAACCCTCAGTGAAGTCACTAATGGATGTTTGGTCAGGGCCCTCAGGTAGTTGCATGCACACTCACACCTGTTGTCCCTCACTCACCTGCCCAGTGTTCTGGAATCTTCTGGCCTGAGGACTGAGGCTGCGGCACAAGCACTGTCGGCGCCGGGACTCCTCACCACAGCTCATGCCTACCCGCCGCCCATCCGGGACCACAACGCCACCTCACCAGTGCACATGCGCATTTCCACCAACGCCCGTGCTCTGCGTTCTGGTTCCGCGTAGTCTCAGCCCTGCTGCCTGTGAGAAGTGGAGGTCTCGGGCAGAGACTCCACAGAGGCCCAGAGCGCCACCCTTCAGACTCCTCCCAGCATGCCGTGCGCCTCGTGAGGAAGTACTCCTCAGAGCCACCTGGGATTGAAGCCCACGCGGAAGTACGCAAGCGCGTGTGGGCGGGGCGGATGCGCACGCGCACGCGCGGAAGACACTACACCAGCAAACAGGAAAGTGGAGTCCCCGCCCCTGGGCTTCAGTTCCCGTGGCTGCCTAGCTTCTgctatgggtggctcagtggctggGAGACGTGTGTGGGACGAGCTCCTGAGTGCCCCAGGTGTCCACCCGCGGAGTCTTGGGAGGAGGTTGGGGCCGCCCAGGGTGGATGGAGCAAGGTGTGTGGGCACATGAGACCAGGAGAGGGGAGTACTGCCAGGAACACCGCAGTATAGGACACGGTGGCTGCCGGTCCACGAGATGGGCACCGTTATTGCCTTCACCGAGCTTCCAGTTGGAAAGCAGTGACAAGAGGTCAAAGTAGTGATGAGCGCATTTCTcaaagaatcctaaaagcagcGTGTGGGGCTGAAACACCATAACCCCAGCCATATAGGGTCCCTTCCACTTCTTCCTCGGATTCCTGTGTAGGGGTTCTTATCGAGAGAGGTTTTTCCCTACCGCACAGATTCAGAAAGTGTGAAGTCCCCGTTCCAGGAGGAGAGACAGCAGTAAAACGTGTAGTGTAGCTGATGCGGATTAGTCTGGAGTAGAGAGCTGTTGGCTGGGTGGTTTTCAGAGGGCCTGTGTATCCCTGGGAGTGAATTCGTTTTCTCTGGAGACATCATCTTTGCCAATGTGTCTGAGTTTCTGTGTCTATCTGGGTATGTCCACATGTGTGTCCGTCCCAGTGACAGTTTTTGTGGTTTTGTCGCTGTAGCGTGTGTATATGTCAGAGAGTTCAGGTGTTTGAGTGGTGGTTCCTGTGCTGGCAGGAGTGTCTGTTATTGTCCGCGTATCTTACTGCATGGCTGTAGTGTTTTCTCTGGGTTTTTGCGCAGTTGTGTGTATGGAAACCCAAATACACAGTAAAAACAGATGGTTACGAGTCacttgtgtttaactttttaagagtCAAATATTTACTGTAATAAATTCTAacgaaatatttaaaaagagaaagcttcACAATTGTTTTTAGTAGGTTTTCATGAGCTCCAACATTCTACAGAGTGCTTAGTCCTAGATTAACAGCATAGCACCTGCTGGCAGTAATTTGGACTTCTCTAGAATTTCTCACACCTAagtttctttccttatctgttgATTTTTTACTTCAAGTTTCTAACACCAACGGTGGTTCAGATAAACTCTTGAATGATAATTGTCATGTGATGAAGTATTTTAGATTGTGATCATTCTTAAAGTAAATGAACAGGTGACACGGAAATGGATCTCCAAAGGGCAAATAAGGTAATATGGTTGACACAATGTCATCTTGTTATTTGGTTTTTCCTGTAGATCACTACATAGAAGAGAAACTTCTATGTGGCAAGAGGATAATAATTTGCACTTCAGTTTGAACTTAatcttagaaaaaattaaattctgtatcatttcaataacattttgtttccaaatatttaaaattcatatcaTCTGATTCcacaaaatgggaaaatgcaAGCACTCACTAACCATTCCTGCATGAAGACTTTCTTGGTTCTTTGTCAGTTgtataaatttcttttccttctctgacctTCCAGAGCACatcatttctatttataaatagCATATTTTGTCCAACATCTTGCTAATTGTGCAAATGTTGTAATTAATTGCAATTGTGCAAATAACCATTAGTCAGATTGTGCTTATTACATGCTGCAGTAAgtgtttattttcatgttcatAGGTCTGACTTGGGTGGGTTGTGACAAGTGGTGGGTTTTCAGGAAGCTGTACTGGCTCTGATCTAAGATGTCCATTTTGGGGTTGAAAGTGAATGGATAGCACCAGCTCAGGGAAGCTTCTTCAAGATGAGACACTAGAGGAACAGAGGAAAGCCAAAAGCACATTTTAGGGTTTCTGCCATAACATTTGCTCACATAGCACTGGCTTAAGTAAGTCACATGgttcaaaatggaggaaaaattACTACTGTGCTATCATGAGGACATTGCTAGATTGTTTCACAGGGGATTGGAAAATCTACCACACAATCTGAATATCCTTTTAAGAAAGGGGTTGCATTAGCATAATTATAGAGACCATACCAAAACttccttttatagttttctttctttctttctttttctttctttccttccttccttccttccttcctttctttctctttctttcttctttctttctttttctttctttctttcttctttctttcatctatttattttgagacagagctgagagagtgagtaggggagagatccatagagagagagagggagagagagaatcccaagcagggttttgaactgacaaaccatgagatcatgacccaagctgaaaccaaattaactgagccacccaggtgcaccttaatcatttattttatttttttaatgtttatttatttt from Panthera leo isolate Ple1 chromosome A2, P.leo_Ple1_pat1.1, whole genome shotgun sequence includes:
- the ZNF555 gene encoding zinc finger protein 555, encoding MDSVVFEDVAVDFTLEEWALLDSAQRKLYRDVMLENLKNLAAVDDETQLKANGSVSQQDAYGNKISKGNKLAKFTRNESWASILGKIWEELSTEDQPTNQGRHLRNPVVERLSESNGQCREGSSQIPNLNLCEKTLCGVKEDECSEYEKVFGRPSLESHIAMHAGHKAYRCQECGRAYSCRAHLRMHGRTHNRERTYACKLCGKTFPRTSSLNRHVRIHTAEKTYECQQCGKAFIDFSSLTSHVRTHTGEKPYKCKECGKAFSYSSTFRRHMITHTGEKPYKCKECGEAFSYSSTFRRHMISHTGETPHKCKECGEAFSYSSAFRRHMISHTGEKPYECKQCGKTFIYLQSFRRHERIHTGEKPYECKQCGKTFIYPQSFRRHERTHGGQKPYECSQCGKAFSHPSSFRGHMRVHTGEKPYECSQCGKTFNWPISLRRHMRTHTREKPYECKQCGKAFNLSACFREHVWMHPGDKSYQCKLCGKAFYCHISLQKHMRRHTAEKLYECKQCGKAFSWPELLQQHVRTHTAEKPYECKECGKVFKWPSSLPIHMRVHTGEKPYECKECGKAFSCSSSLRRHVRIHTTERHYLCTAGNSADEFMPRASENPHQERNLIKVVNMVLPV